The Paenibacillus beijingensis nucleotide sequence TGCAGCTGGAATTGTCGCAGCCGTTGCTCCCGCTGATTCCATGCTGGTACTCATTGTCGCTCTTGCTTTGTTGGGAATTGGGTGGAACTTTGGCTTAATAAGCGGGACAGCTCTTATCGTCGATTCGACAGATTTAGAGACTCGAGCAAAGACTCAAGGAACGATTGACGTGTTGATAGCTTTAGCCGGTGCATCGGGTGGAGCGCTGTCCGGGATGATTGTAGCGCAATCCAGTTATGCAACCCTATCGCTTGCCGGGGGAACGCTCTCACTTTTGCTCATACCAGTCGTTATATGGTCCCAAAGAAATCAAAAAGCGGTAAGATCAGAAAATAATCCGCTAACAAACGGGCCTAACGGAGAACGGTAATCATAAAAACAGCGGCAGTCAAGGACTTTTCTCGTCCAAGGTTGCCGCTTCTTAATTGTGGCCTCCTTATGCCGGCATCGGCGTGTTCGTCGGCGCTGCGTAACCCTCTTTATAAGCGTCATCAATGTGCGCGCGAATTTCCTTTTCGCTTTTGCCTTCCGCTTTCATTTTGATGGATGCTGCAGCGATTTGCAGACAAACGCCGCAGCGGGTGCCATGATCATCCCACACCACGGATCCATCCTCGTTCACTTTATGGATGAAGCAATTGAGGTTGCTTTTGTGACCCGCACTCTCCCCGCAGCCGCAGTAGCAGGGGATCCACTGCAGCAGTTCCTTTGCCTTTCCGGCTGCCTCATACACCAGACGAATGTCTTCGCTTTGTCCTTCCAGAAAGCTCGGTAAGATAGATGCCGAAGCCGTTATAACCTGCAAATCTCCGTTGTGGGCATGTGTGATTCCTTCTTGCTTCTTGCTCCCGCAAGCGGTTAAAAACAGCGCCGCGGCAATAACTGCAAGGATTGCTTTTGTTTTCATTTGGCTCACCCCACTCTTATTCTAGAGTCACTATAGCACAAAAATAATGCGCTTACAGCCTGATAACGGTTTGTTCAGAAAATCGACTAAGTGTTGTGACGATCGCCAAGCGCGGCTAGGAATTTATCGAACGCATTAGCCAAACCTAATATAATGAGATATCATACATATTAGGAAAAGTGAATATGAAAAGGGGTGGGTATGTGATTGCTGAACAATTGAACATCAAAGTAAAATTCATTCGCGGGTTTGGAGATAAAACCCGGCTGCAGATCCTCGAATACATTAAAGACGGTGAAAAGACCGTTTCACAAATCGTCGACAACGTTCAGGCAAGCCAATCGAACATTTCCCAGCATTTGGGATGCCTCAAGGATTGCGGGCTCATTATTGGGCGCCAAGATGGAAAGTATGTGTATTACAGCTTGCGAAATGAGAAGGTAAAGATTTTGCTTTCCATGTTCGACGAAGTGTTTGCCGATGTTCAAACAGATGTGGCTTGTTGCGATCGACATTTTGAAAACGTTGAGGGGTAAGGAAATGTCAGATAACGAAATGAAGTTTAAGAGACAACTGCCGCTAACGCCTGTATCAACAATAAAGAGCGCTTGCGAAGAGGATTGCTGTCGGTCAGAGGCCCCAAAGGACGAGTGCAATGACGTGTGCTGCCATAACCCGGATAAGGAGTTCAAGTTTAAAAAGCAGCTCTCATTTACAACTGCAGCCACCACAGAGGAGGAATGCAAGGATGATTGTTGTGTGGACGGTCACTCTCAGTACCACACCGAATATTTGGTGCACGGAATGGATTCTTCGGCAAAAGGCAACAAGAACGAGCGTGTGTATGACATTCAAGGCATGGATTGTTCGGCATGCGCGGTCACGATCGAAAAGCATTTGCAGCAGATCCCCTATGTCAAAAGCGTTGCCGTCAATTTCTCTACAGGCAAGATGCGGATCGAACACGAGGGCAGTGCAGATACCATCATTCATGAGGTTGCAAAGGCAGGCTACTCGGCATCCCTTGTCTTCAGAGGAAGAAAACAGGGTACGAAGCAGGCAAAATCCAACCAATCGTTAACGGTCTTATCCGGAGTATTGCTCGCTTTAGGCTTTCTTGGATCCATTGTTAACGCAACCGAATTTATTAGCATCCTATTGTACGCAGCGGCTATTGTCATTGGCGGCTACAAGCCGGCTAGAAGCGCATTTTACGCGATAAAGAGCGGTTCACTAGATATGAACGTGCTCATGACCGCCGCGGCGCTTGGAGCTGCGATTATTGGACAGTGGCTCGAAGGGGCGACTGTCGTCTGGCTATTTGCTCTCGGCAACACATTGCAAACGAAATCCATTGAGCGAACGCGCAATTCCATCCGCAGCCTTCTCGAGCTTGCACCGCCGGAAGCGTGGGTAACGCGAAACGGTGAACTGGTTCAAGTATCCGTTGATGATATCGGAATCGGCGATATTATCGTCGCAAAGCCAGGCGATAAAATACCGCTTGATGGACAAATCGTACGCGGCGAATCCAGCGTTAATCAGGCGCCGATCACCGGCGAATCGGTTCCGGTCGATAAACAAATCGGCGATGCCGTCTATGCAGGAAGCATCAATGAGCATGGATCATTAGAGATCAAAGTTACGAAGCTCGCCCAAGACTCGACGCTTGCAAAGATTATTCATCTGGTGGAGGAAGCGCAGGAAGAAAAAGCGCCGACGCAAGCATTCGTGGACAAGTTTGCCCGGATTTACACACCAATCGTGTTCATCTTGGCGATCGTGGTTATGATTCTCCCTCCATTATTTGGGGGCGGTTCTTGGAGCGATTGGTTCTACCGCGGACTGGAACTGCTAGTGATAGCATGTCCTTGCGCTTTGGTCATATCGACGCCGGTCTCGATTGTATCGGCTATCGGAAATGCCGCTAAACATGGCGTTTTAATCAAAGGCGGCGCTTTTTTGGAGACAGCAGGCGCGCTTACGGCAATTGCCTTTGATAAAACCGGAACCTTAACCGAAGGCAAACCAAAAGTAACGAAAGTTCTGCCTTACGGCGTGACCGGCCAAGAACTGCTCGCAATCGCCGCAACATTGGAAGAACACTCTACGCATCCCATTGCACGCGCGATCGTTTCGCATGCTGCCGCGGCTGCTGTTCCGAAGGCAAATAGCGATCGTCAAAAAAGCATTCCGGGCAAAGGCGTTGAGGCGGTAATTGATGATGTAACGTATTACGCTGGCAATGCAAAGCTTTTTGCAGAGATGAACGTCTCTCTCGGAAAGCTCCAAAACCAGATCGATACCCTGCGACAACAAGGCAATACCCTTGTCATTGTTGGAACACAAGAGCACATCATCGGCATGATCGGAATATCAGATGCAATTCGGCAAACAAGCATAAAGGCTTTACAAGGTTTAAAAGACGTTGGAGTACGCAGTATAGTCATGCTCACCGGCGATAATCAGGGAACCGCACGGAAAGTGGCGTCAGAAGCGAATGTCACCCGCTATTTTGCAGACCTGCTCCCCGAGCATAAAGTCCGCGCAATAAAGGATCTGCAAGCCGAAGGACATATGGTGGCAATGGTTGGAGACGGCATCAATGACGCCCCTGCGCTGGCTACCGCAAACTTGGGCATCGCGATGGGAGGGGCAGGAACGGATACGGCAATGGAAACGGCCGATATCGTGCTGATGGCAGACAACCTTGAAAAGCTGCCGTTTACTGTGCAGCTTAGCCGCAAGGCAATCGCCATCATCAAGCAAAACATCTGGTTTTCGATCGCCATCAAGTTCCTTGCGCTCGTTTTGGTTTTTCCCGGCTGGCTTACCTTGTGGATGGCGGTATTGAGCGATACCGGCGCTGCACTGCTTGTAATATTGAACAGTATGAGGCTCCTGCGATTTAAGGGATAGGAAACAGGCTCCCCGGCATAATCGCCGGACAGCCTGTTTCCGCACAATAATCTCAAAATATAATAGTTTCATTTTACAAATATATAGCGTATGATGAGCTCAGGTGATGGAAAAATGAAACAATTACTTCAATATGTGAATGTGCGAGAAGTGCTGCAGCTGCTTGTGCGAAGATTCGGCTTGCTGCAGAAAGACGGCGCCCAGTGCTGCGGTATCTCCGTGATTCAAAGTCACGTCATTTATGAGCTGAGCAAAGGCACCAACCTGTCGCTTAATGATCTGGCCCAGATCCTGTCAGTCGATACGAGCACGCTCAGCCGTCAGGTGCAGCAGCTGGTGGAGCTGGAATGGGTCAGCCGGACGCCCGATCCGAAGGACCGCCGTTACGTCGTCTTGTCCCTCACGGCGAAAGGAAATGAGCAGGCCGATGCGATTGCCGAAATGATGGCGCAATATGTGCAGGAGTTGTTTCGGCATATTCCTGCAGACAAGAAGGAGCAAGTATTGGAAAGCCTGCAGCTGCTCAGCACCGCCATGAGTCAAAGCTCCAGCTGCTGTACGCCTCCTCTTTAACAGCTCTCCGAAAGAAGTCCCCTTCCTCTTTAGGGAGGGGATGAATTTCGGTCTACTGAATCATGCAGGAATATTTGTTGTTGCTGGATATCCAGAGAATTGGTAAAAATCAGTCTTAGATAAAATAAGGACTGGTGCCTACATGAATTTAGACAGCAATAACCATTCAGTATTCTCTTTGAACTACCATCTCATTCTCTGCATCAAATACCGTCGAAAAGTGATTTCGGACGTCATCTCCGAGTATGCCAAAGACGCTTTTGAACGGATCGGGCAACAATACCGCATTACGATAAGCGAGTGGAATCACGTTCGCGACCATATTCACGTCCTCTTCAAAGCTCATCCCAACTCGGAATTATCGAAATTCATCAATGCGTATAAAAGTGCGAGTTCAAGGCTCATCAAGAATGAGTTTCCTGCTGTCAGACATCAACTGTGGAAAGAACATTTCTGGTCAAAAAGCTACTGTCTGGTTACAGTGGGAGGCACACCTCTGGAAGTATTGAAAGCCTATATCGAAAAGCAAGGGAAGGAGGCGAAAACAACTTGATCCGATGTGTCAAAACGGCGTTTCATACACCGAAAGCAGAACTGGAGCGGCTGTTCGAGTGCAACCGTATATCGGGACAAATCTGGAACCGGTGCCTGTCCATCGCCAAGGACTATTCCTTGCAGCATGACGGCAAAATGGATCGACAGAACGAAACTTCAAGCGGCATTGACCCAGCAGTTTCCGCTGCATTCCCAATCGGCACAGTCGGTTTCCCATCATTATCTGTTTGCCAGAGACAGTGCCAGGAAAGCGAAGAGACAAGGTCTTCCTGCCAAATACCCATACAAAATCAAGAAACACTTCAACACGAAATGAGTCGATCAATCCTTCAAAATAAAAGGGAATGTCATCGAACTGAGTCTCGGTTTGCAAAATGGCAAGCGCAGGCAACCCATTAAAATCACAGTTCCCCGCCTTCCTGACGGACCGGTCAAAGAAATTGAACTTGTGTTTGACCGAAAGCTGATGATCTGCATGAGTTACGACAAGGCAAAGCAGCAGCCGAAAACAAAGGGGAGCAAGTGGCGGGCGTTGACTTAGGGGAAATTCATTCCATCGCGGCAACTTCAACCGCAAATCAATCCTTGATTGTTACCGGAAGAAAAGTAAGAAGCCTCCATAGATTTCGCAATAAGAAACTTGCCGAACTGCAGAAACGGAAGAGCAAGTGCAAAAAAGGCAGCCGTCAATGGAAAAAATACAACCGGGCGATGAAATACATATTGAGCAAAAGCGACCGTCAATTAAGCGACGCGATCCACAAAACGACACGGAATTTTGTACAGTGGTGCACGGAAAACGAAGTGAAGGAAGTCGTCGTCGGTCAAGTGGAAGGCGTACAGCGCAACACGAAGAAGAAGCGAAGAAAAGTCGTGAATCAAAAACTTTCCAACTGGCGGTTTGGCCAAATCCAGAAGCAGATGGCCTACAAACTTGAAGAACACGGGACTCAGATCCATCGGATCGACGAAAGTTTCACGAGTCAACAATGTCCTTGTTGCGGTAGGAGGAAGAAGACTTCTACAAGAGTGTATATCTGTACCTGCGGCTATACGGAGCATCGTGATGTTCACGGCAGCAAGGGGATTTTGTCCAAGCATCTCCATGGAGAGATAAGGTACCTGGGCAAAACCGAAAAGATCAAGTATCTACGGATCGCGTAAAAGAGAGAAGTAGTAGAAGGTGAGTTCTCACCCACTTGTAAAAGTGTTGCTTACTGAACCAACCTACCGGGATTCTCCGCTGCATGCAGCGAAAGACGGCAGCAAACCTGCTGTTTTGCAGAGACCTGTAGGAATGGCTAGTAAGAAACTCCTGCCTCTTAGCGAAGCGTAGGCAGGGGAGGTTCATAGGGAGATTTTGTTAACCAGCCTCTAGTCGCGGCCGCTCAACGTTGATTGGCCCGGATAGAGGTTATCTTCCCGCATGGATACGACGTGCTGCTACGCGGTGCAGGACAAAATTTGGGTGACCGACCCCGAAGGAAACCCTTGGGAAGTCTTTTATACGCGGGCCGATTCCGAGTTTGAGTCCGCGGACGCTCCGAAGGCGGCGGCGGTATGCTGCGTTACGGCCCCGGCGGAGGGCTAGCAGGGGATTTCAAGACAACAACGAATAGGTAGTCATAAAACCCTATCCTGCAGCGGGGTATCAATCGATGAACATTCAAATAAGCAAGGCGGCATTGGGTGATGCCGAAGCGGTAACGGAAATTTACAATCAGGGAATTGCAGAGCGGGCCTCCACATTTGAAACGAAGCAAAAGACGGTTGAAGAAATAACCGATTGGATTAGAGGTCAAGGCGAACGATATCCGATCTTAACAGCTCATAATGAACATCATCACGTTGTCGGCTGGGCTTCCATTTCGTCATACAGCCCGCGCGACTGCTACAGAGGAGTAGGCGTGTTTTCCATTTACCTGCGCGACGGCTACCGGGGACAAGGCATTGGAAAAAAACTGCTGCAAGCATTAACGGAAGAGGCCGAGCGCATCGGTTACTGGAAGTTAACGTCACGGATATTCCAGTTCAACGCAGCCAGCCAAAATTTATGCAGGTCTTGCGGTTTTCGGGAAGTCGGCATTTACGAAAAGCACAGCAAGCTGGATGGAAGATGGATTGATTGCGTCATCGTCGAAAAGATCATTCCAAGAAATATCAATTAAAAGGAAAGGGCTTCCAGAGCCTGAGCTTAAGCTTGAGCTTGAGCCCGAACCTGGGTGCCCCTTTACGAAGGTAGTTTGTTGGTCATCATTCGCTGATCCGTATCCTTTCTGGAATCGAAATGAACTACTTGCCTTCCGCCACAAACTGCTCGATACGACCCTTAATGCTGTCGCGGACTTCGCGGAATTTGGCCATGATTTCGTCCTCAGTGCCTGTCGCTTTGGCCGGATCGTCGAATCCCCAGTGCCATTTCACGACCTTGTCGTTCCGGATGACCGGACAGTGCTCATCCGCATGCCCGCACAGCGTGATCACGTAATCGGCGCGGTTCAAAATTTGCGGATCAATGACATCGGACGTATGCCCGCTAATGTCTACGCCGGCTTCGCGCATGACCTGGACGGCACGCGGGTTAAGACCGTGCGCTTCGAGTCCTGCGCTTTTCACTTCATATTGATCGCCGCCGAGCTGCCTCAGAAAGCCGTCGGCAATTTGACTGCGGCAGGAGTTGCCGGTGCACAGGAAGTAAATGAGTTTCTTTTCCATGATCCAAATCCTCTTTTCTATTGGTTTAAGAGATCAACCTGAGCCACAGGTACAGCCCGGTCAAGGTGATGAAGTTCCCCCAAATAATCGGTCAGGCCGGCGTTTCGCAGGCCGTAGACGACGACATACATGCCGATCGAGAACACGACAACCGCCCACGGCGCCTCTTTAACAATTTTTCGCGTCTCAATGACCGGGCTTCGGCGTGCCGCCATAATGAAGAAGAGCGCAGCCGCACCGGCAATAATGGAGACGGGAACCGAAATAAACTCGCTCAGCAGGTAGGCTGCCAGCAGCACGGAAAGGATGAACCAGGACAACCGAAACAACCGTAAATCGTTAATCGCTTCCCTCGGCTGCTTCAACTGCTGCACGTCGTACCGCTGCGGAATCCGTTTGCGGAAAAACAGGTACAGTACAGCAATGCTTGCGGCAAGTGAAAAAAAGTTCGGGACGATCATCCGGCCCGCGTACTGGGCAAAGCCGATGCCGAAGTAATCGGCGGACACGATATTGACCAGGTTGCTCACAGTGAGCGGCAGCGACGTCGTGTCGGCGATGAACCCGCTGGCCATAATGAAGGGCAGAATCATCCGTTCGTCGAATTTGAGCGCCCGCACCATGGCAAGGACGATCGGCGTCAAAATAAGCGCAGCGCCGTCGTTGGCAAAAAACGCAGCCACCACAGCGCCGAGGAGGGCGATGTAAACGAACATGACAATCCCGTTTCCTTTGGCAATGCGCGCCACATGCAGAGCGGACCATTCAAAAATTCCGATCTGGTCCAGAATGAGCGAGATGAGAATGATCGCCACAAACGCCAGCGTAGCGTTCCAGACGATGAGGGTGACGTCTTTCACATCCCCGAAACTGACGACTCCGCAGCTTAGAGCCAGCGCCGCGCCTCCAGCGGCCGACCATCCGATATGGAGCCCCTTTGGCTGCCAAATGACAAAAATTAACGTTAAGACAAAAATCAGACTCGCGATGTAAACCATACGTACCCCCTACTAAATTCAGACGCAGCAATCTTCCGCCGAGAAGCTTAAGGGTATCGGCCATATGCTGAATGCTTTCCATTTCGTTCACCTTCCCTTCGTTCGGGCGGATAGGTCTCTGGCGTGACTTCCACCTGTATCTTTGTATTATTATATAAGCATTTAATTATATGTAAAATGAATTTATCGTAAATCGAAAATGTCTTGACTCTCACGCAGCGTGATCCTTTACCCTAACAGTAAGAGGTGATGGGGATGTACAAAGTAAAGCAGGTGGCGGAGCTTGCCGGCATCAGCGTCCGGACGCTGCATCATTACGACGATATCGGGCTACTGAAGCCGGCCGAGGTGGGTGAGAACGGGTATCGGCTGTATAAGGATGAGGATTTGGAGCGGCTGCAGCAGATTTTATTTTTCCGGGAGCTCGACGTGCCGCTTCAGGAAATCGCAGCGATGCTGGACCGTCCGGATTACGACCGCAAATGTACGCTGCTTACCCACAAGACCCTGCTTACGGAGAAAAAGAACCGCCTCGAACGCCTGATCCGGTCCGTCGACCAGACGATCCGGTCTATTGAAGGAGGAGAAGCGATGAGCAAGCAGGAGATGTTCGAACCGTTCGACATGAAGAAGATTGAGGAGCATCAGAAGAAGTATGAAGCGGAAACGGAGCAGCGGTGGGGGCATACCGATGCCTACAAGGAATCGCAGCGGCGCACGGCTTCGTATAAAGAGGAGGACTGGAAGCGGATCAAGGAATCCGGCGACGATATTTACCGGCGCCTGATTGCCGCGATGCCCAAAGGGGCGGCGGACGAAGAGACGCAGCGGATCATTGCGGAGCACCGGCAGTACATTTCCGACAACTTTTACGAGTGCAGCCTTGAGATTTACCGCGGCCTGGGGGAAATGTATGTGAACGACCCCCGTTTTACGAAAAATATCGATAAATATGAGCCGGGTCTGGCCGCTTTTTTCCGCGAGGCGATCCATGTGTACTGCGACGGCATGGAACGGAAGTAGAATGCCCATACCGGACATTACGCCTGACGAAGTCAGCATGAGAATACAAAAAGAACGTTCTATTGACCAATGACCGGTTTTTCGTAGGCTGTGTTCAAGTCCAGTGTTGCTTGCTGTGGATCAGCTAACGAATTGAGCAATCGTTATTTGATCGAAACAAGATAATCGTATATTCTAACGAATCCTGCCATCGTTATCCCTTCCATTCGAACACAATCAGAGGCTCTGTTCTACGAATAGCGACACTGGGATTCGTTAAATCCACAACGAGCACTATATTTCTGAAATAACTACTGTCAGGTTCGTTATAACAGGCTTTTTCAGAGGTTGAGGGGTTGCGGGGCTTCGTGTCGTCATTGAAGCCGTCCGTAATTTTGCTAGACCCTCTTGGGTTCCGTCTGGCCCGGTCTTGTCAGGAAGCGGCTGTCCAGGTTCTCACACCCGGACAGCCGCTGCATTTTTGCTATCAGGCCCGTATACGACAATCCCGTTCTTAATCTATCATCCAAACAATGTGGAATTGAAAAATCTGAAGGCGGCTGCGGTCGGAAGCACAAGCCAGCAGTCGCTTTTTCCTTTATTAAACGGCATTTAAAACTTGCTGTCGTCCACGCAGGCCAGCCAGCTCTCGATGTCGCCGATGACGCTCGTGACGCAGCCGTCCTTAAACGGAGAGATCAGCCCGGCTTCATGGGCCAGCTCCGTGAACGACAAGCTTCCGCCGAGCCGGCACAGCTTGAGATAGTCGCTCCATGCGCTCTCCCAATCTTCGTTCATCCGCTTCCAGAACTGGAACGCGCAAATTTGCGCCAATGTGTAATCGATATAATAAAATGGCGTGTTATAAATGTGCCCCTGCTTCTGCCAGAACCCGCCGCCTTCGAGGTAGGCGTTGCCGGCGTGGTCGCGGTGCGGCAGGTAGCGGAGCTCCAGCTCCCGCCACGCCCGCTTGCGCTCTGCCGGCGTCGCTTCCGGATTGGCATAGACGATATGCTGGAATTCATCGACGGCGACGCCGTAAGGCAGAAACTGCAGAGCGGAAGCAAGATGGCTGAACCGGTATTTGTCCGCATCCTCCACAAAAAATTTATCCATCCACGGCCACGTGAAAAATTCCATGCTCATCGAATGAATCTCCGCCGCTTCAAACGTCGGCCACCAGTATTCCGGTACCTCAAAGTGCCGGCTCTCGTACACCTGGAAAGCGTGCCCCGCTTCGTGGGTCAGCACGTCGATATCGTCGGAAGTCCCATTAAAGTTGGAAAAAATGAACGGAGCGCTGTAATCGCTAATGAACGTGCAGTAGCCGCCGCTCTCCTTCCCTTTTTTGCTGACCAGGTCCATCAAATCCTCGTCAACCATGTAGCGGAAAAAAGCGCTCATTTCCGGAGAAAGCTTGTCGTACATCGCGATGCCGCCGTTTATGATCCAGTCGGGATCGCCTTTCGGCTTGGCGTTGCCGGATTTGAAGCTGAACCCCTCGTCGTAGAAGAGCAGCTTCTCGACATCGATTCGCTCCCGCTGGCGCTCCTTCAGCTTTGAGGCGAGCGGAACGATATGATCCAGCACCTGCTTGCGGAATGAGGCGACCATGTCCGCGTCGTAATCGGTCCGGGTCATCCGGGCGTAGCCGAGCTCCGTAAAATCTTTGTATCCGAGCTTGCGCGCCATTTCGGTGCGGACCTTGACGAGATCGTCGAAGATGCGGTCGAATTTTTCCTCGTTTGCGGCCATGAACCCATAGCGTGCTTCCGCCGCCTGCCGGCGCGTTTCGCGGTCGGTCGACTGCTCGAACGGTCCCAGCTGGGACAGCGTTCGCTCCTCGCCCTGGAACGGAATTTTCGCCGAGGCAATGAGCTGGTTGTATTCGGTTTTGAGCTTGTTTTCCTGCTGCAGGTCGGCGATGATTTCGGGACTGAACGTTTTCAGCGACAGCTCCGCGAGGCGAAACAACTGCCGCCCCCATTTTGTTTCCAGCTCAGGCCGGAATGCCGATTCCGTCAGCGCCCGGTAAAAGTCGGTGACATACTCCTGAATCTCGGGACCGACTTCATCCATGTAGTCCTGCTCGGCTTTGTAGAACGCATCGGTCGTGTCGATCGAATGGCGTATGTACACCAGCTGGCCCATCGTATCGAGTCTGCTGCGCAGCTTGTTGATGTCCGCCATGATGCGGTCCTGCTCCTCGAAGCTTGCTGCGGAACGGAATGCAGCCAGCAGTTCTTTGAACCCGGTAATGACGGCTTCCTTGTCGGGACGTTCGTAACGGAACTCACTGAATTTCATAGCGAACCACCTTTCGGACGTGTAATAGGTCAATTATACCTGAATTCCTGAAAATGGGTGAAGAGGGAAAAAGATGCGCTGCGCGGGCAGGTTTGATCTTCCGATCGCTGTTGTGGCCGGATTCCTGGATTTAATAAACCCTTAGCAGGGTTAGAATCCGTCCACAAAGGCGAGCGCTGGCGCTTCTCCAGATTCAAACCCGCCCGCTTCGCTCTCTTTTTCGGAGAGGGAGAGAGAAAGGAAGAGAGGCTGCGCGGGCGGGTTTGATCTTCCGATCGCTGTTGTGGCCGGATTCCTGGATTTAATAAACCCTTAGCAGGGTTAGAATCCGTCCACAAAGGCGAGCGCTGGCGCTTCTCCAGATTCAAACCCGCCCGCTTCGCTCTCTTTTTCGGAGAGGGAGAGAGAAAGGAAGAGACGCTGCGCGGGCGGGTTTGATCTTCCGATCGATGTTGTGGCCGGATTCCTGGATTTAATAAACCCTTAGCAGGGTCAGAATCCGTCCACAAAGGCGAGCGCTGGCGCTTCTCCAGATTCAAACCCGCCCGCTTCGCTCTCTTTTTCGGAGAGGGAGAGAGAAAGGAAGAGACGCTGCACGGGCAGGTTTGATCTTCCGATCGCTGTTGTGGCCGGATTCCTGGATTTAATAAACCCTTAGCCAGGGTCAGAATCCGTCCACAAAGGCGAGCGCTGGCGCTTCTCCAGATTCAAACCCGCCCGCTTCGCTCTCTTTTTCGGGGGAGA carries:
- a CDS encoding M3 family oligoendopeptidase, with protein sequence MKFSEFRYERPDKEAVITGFKELLAAFRSAASFEEQDRIMADINKLRSRLDTMGQLVYIRHSIDTTDAFYKAEQDYMDEVGPEIQEYVTDFYRALTESAFRPELETKWGRQLFRLAELSLKTFSPEIIADLQQENKLKTEYNQLIASAKIPFQGEERTLSQLGPFEQSTDRETRRQAAEARYGFMAANEEKFDRIFDDLVKVRTEMARKLGYKDFTELGYARMTRTDYDADMVASFRKQVLDHIVPLASKLKERQRERIDVEKLLFYDEGFSFKSGNAKPKGDPDWIINGGIAMYDKLSPEMSAFFRYMVDEDLMDLVSKKGKESGGYCTFISDYSAPFIFSNFNGTSDDIDVLTHEAGHAFQVYESRHFEVPEYWWPTFEAAEIHSMSMEFFTWPWMDKFFVEDADKYRFSHLASALQFLPYGVAVDEFQHIVYANPEATPAERKRAWRELELRYLPHRDHAGNAYLEGGGFWQKQGHIYNTPFYYIDYTLAQICAFQFWKRMNEDWESAWSDYLKLCRLGGSLSFTELAHEAGLISPFKDGCVTSVIGDIESWLACVDDSKF